The sequence below is a genomic window from Leishmania panamensis strain MHOM/PA/94/PSC-1 chromosome 3 sequence.
CAGCCGAGCGCTGCGAAATCTACCCttgccggctgctgctgctgctgctgctgcggcagcggcggagccCCTAGTGAAGTCGGTAATGCCGCCGCCAAGGCGCTTGCATCTgcaccggtgctgcgcgcTACGTCTGTGGAGGCAGGGCTGCGGGGCGATTcagccgcggctgccgtcgcgccaggggcggcggtggggccCACGGAGCGTTGCTGCTTTTtttgggcggcggcggccactgccagcgccgcatcCACGAAgctctgcggcagcgtcgccgcgcgGTCAAAGAGGTCTGACGGGGattcctccaccaccgctgtcgtcaTCGCACCACCGTTGCCAGCCTCCACgccatcagctgctgcaccgccccGTGCGGCGCTACTGACCCGACCTGCGCTGGGTGGAGTGTCCTCAGGAGATGCGCACGAGGAGGCCATCTCGGTCGAGTAACGCTCAGCTAGCGGAAGCACCGTTGCGCGTGATGGGTGTGGCAATGACGCCGTCGCTTCAGCgcgctccccctccaccctccgAATCGCTGTCATCGGCGTTGTCGTTGGTGTaggggagagcggcgagggcTCCCTCATCACGCCCTCCATTGTACCCGCCGCCGTTTCCCCCGTGTAAGCAGGCAAGGCACCACTgtggcgatgcagcagcgggtgCTGTACCGGCGATGCGTCAAGCTGCGCCTCCTTAGCAACGCCTGCCCGTCGCGCATCACAAGCCGCGGGGCTCTGCGCTAACACATCGGCCGGTCTCCTGGgtgacggcgcagcaccgccaagATCAGCAGTGACGGACACCATCACCTCTACCGGGGGCAGTTGCAGCGACTGGAGCACCTCCGTCGGCCCCTGCGACCTGGCAGCCGGTGCGGTGGCCGCTTGGGAGGCCCCTCGAGTGGTTTTGACGTCACTGATGTCCGCGGCTGCCGCCTTGTTGGGGTTGAGCGCAGGCAGGTGAGAGGCCCCATCGTAATTATAGGCACTGAGGCTGTTgctgggggtggtggtggctggaAGCTGCTGAACCGCCTCCGCGTCGAGAGGCTGGAGAGCGGCAAagctaccaccgccaccactgctgttCGCTGGTACCTGCGTGCGAGAGCTGGGCAGGGTAGGCGTGAAGCGCCCGCCGCCACTGAGGCTGTTGTTCATgacggctgccgccgccttgtTGGCTCGCATCATCATGAGCTCCCGTTGCTGCTCCTTCACTTGTTTgatgcggcggtgctgctcgacagcagcggagagcCCTGTCGCTGTCACCGCAGCCGGGAAGTAGCGGAGGTCGTCACGGGTCCGCAGCCGCGGTGTGTAGGGGGCGCGAATGCGGCGCTCCATGAAGAGCTGACGCCAGTCCTCCGGCCGcgtcggctgctgcagcggagcaggGAGAAAAGAGCTCTGCAcgggcgaggcggcggcagcggtggacgttgacggcagcggagaggagggagtgatagactgctgcagtgcctcatCCCACGTCGATGCGACGGGGCCGGTCGGTGAGGTGGGGCCGAGGGAGGCGCGCACGAGCCGACGCAGCTCCGTCGGCAGGACACGCCGTTGATAAACCTCGTAGTACAGTTGCGAGGCGATGTACGAGCAGGTGAAGAAGGGGTGCTCCAGGACGGCCTCGCCGCTGAGGCGGTGCTCCACGCGGCGGTCGAGCAGCTTCACAGTTaagtcgcgcagcagcgcctgcgcctcatCCATCTGCgccacggcggtgccgacGTAGCGGTCGCGAGTCGCCTCGTCCAGGGTGAGGCAGGACAGGCGCAGTCGGCGTCGCTGATGGTGGCGAtaccgctcctgctgctcttgctggtgcagcgcggtggtggcgccgtccTCGGTGGTGGTCAGATGCATGGACAGGTTCGTCGGCGCTCCGCAGAGCGATAGGGAGGAGCTGAATCCTGTTGCCACGAAGGAACTGGCTTCGAGGGAGTCATTCAGGACCAACTTTGGCGGAGGCCCTGGGGGGTCGTCTTCCGCACCGGCAGCCTTGGGTAGTCTCAGAGTGCCGAGTTGGCTCGCGAATGAGTCAtccagcatcgccgctgtcggtgctcctgccgcagctgctggcgactGCGGTGACGCGTAGCCTTGGCTATGCAGGCGAGGGTAGGCGTGCCGGTGtggagtgctgctgctcactgaGTTGTTTGCCACCGCTCCCTCCGGTCCCTCAGTCGCTGCGAAGGAGCCATCGATGTCGGGTTGCGCGGACCGGGCTGACATCGCTGgagagcgcagcagcacatcgaAGCTGCGATTGTCGGGGTTGTAGACCACCTCGGCTATGAAAGTCGACGGCGACCTtgagcgctgcagcggtgaagTGAAGCTGCGTCGTAATCGCCGCGCGACCCATTCCTCGCACTCcagccgcacctcctccgtgCGGTAGTGCAACTGTGcgacgcgtgtgtgcacctcCAGTGGGGTGAGCCGGTAGTCCTCCGGGGTGATTTTCACGTCCTCCTCTACGATGGAGCGGAAGAGCGCGAATTGGTTCTGCGCGTCAAATGCCTTGCGCCCGTTGGCCCACTCGAAGAGTAGACAGCCGTAACTCCACCAGTCTGTGCGGGAGTCGTGCGGTTGCCCACGTAGCATCTCTGGGCTCATGTACTGCGTCGTGCCTGTAAAGCTGTTCGCTCTGCCGTCGGCGCCAGTACCAACAGCCGAGGAGGAGTTAGTAGCATCCTCCCCGttgacgccgtcgccgctggcTGAGGGAATGATGGCAGCACCCTTGCGGTACTTGGCGACGCCGAAGTCCGTCAGCATCACGTGCCCATCGCCGCGCATCAAAATATTCTCCGGCTTCAGGTCGCGGTAGAGAAAGCCCTCGCGGTGCAggtactgcagcaccagcgccacctcgaCAGCGTAGAAGGCGATGAGTCGCAGCGGGAAGCGATGCCCCCCATCAGGCGCCAACTCCGCGCTCAGCAACCGCGGCAGCACACCGGTGCTGCCCTCCATCGCAGCTTGGTGGAACGACGTGGCGAGATTGACCCCAAGCGAGGCGGGTGTGGGGGCCGCGCCTTGCCCCGCGGTCGCAACAGCGAATGACGTTGTTGTCGCGGAGGccgacagcggcagtgagGAGGACGTCAGCGCCTCGTCGTCTTTGCCCCTGTCATCGAGAAGATTTGCTTTCGCCATTTTCCTTCTCGACGATGACCCCCTTTGCGTGCGCATACCCGTCGGTGAAGTGGCCACTGCGTGTCGGGTGGGAGTCGCGGTGCGGCTGTTGTCGCTGGCGAGGGGCAGCTTCTGCATCGCTTCCGTCGTCGAcgggtgcgcgctgctgggcgtcttcctgctcttcttcacgtTGGTCGCGTCGGTGCCACCCGCGTCTCGCAGTGGCTCGcccgcaccaccagcaccatcgttgttgctgtagccaccgctgccgttctTCTTGTCCTGAGAGTGCATGGGTGGCTGTAGCGGCGGCACCTGGGTCTTCGACATGACCAAGACAGCCGCTGGGGTCGGTGAGGACGCGGCTTTGGTATCTCGGGTCGCTGCAGGAGTGCTCTCTTCCATCGCTGCGAGGCCTGTGACCTCCGACGTGCTTGGGATGATGACTGACGTCGGCGAGCTTCTGCTTCCCTCACCGCCTGCTGTAAAGGCTTTGAAcgccacagcgctgccgcggcagctGAAGTTCACCTCATCGACAGTGTCGGCCGTGTAGTGGGGCCAGCCAGCAGCGATTCGCGGGCTAGGGTTGGGGCGGTCAGCGACGCCTCGCTGTGACGGCCTACCTTGCTGCTCTTGCCGGCGCATCACCATGAAGGGCGGTGCGTCGACCAGGGAGTCGTTATTGCCGATGGCGCCATCGGACGCCGtcatgtcctcctcctccttggtcACTGCGGCCACGGCGTCGTCGGCATCATCATTCATGCCGCTCGCGTAACCACCCTGTGctggaggcagaggccgcGCTGTTCCTGTGATGGTGCTCGTGGCAGCGATGCCCGACTGAGAGGCACCGCTGACTGCGTCAGGCCCCAAACCGCCAACCATGGCCGATGGCGCGGGGAGTGCGTCCCTCTCCGTCGTTGTGGTGCCGTTGCTACCGCTTGGCTGCTGGGGCTGGGCATTGAGAGTCGCCTTTGGGGGTTGTGTCGTAGcggaggaaaggaagagagggcgcaAGGTGAGTCCGGTCGTCAGCCGTGAGCCGCCTGcttggagagagagggggggagggagcgatGTTTtcggctgttgctgctgtgcgttCGActctgccgtggcggcggctgcgccggTCCTACCCGGCACCGGCGCAATAGGAACGAGCACCGGCGTGAAGGTATTGGAGGCGCACTGGTAGTACGGGTACTGCATCTTGGCGAGTCTGCGCCTCATGCTGCGgagccacagctgctgcatgttGAGGTAGTAAAGGTCGCCGCCCTGCGCGAAATCCAGGACGAGGTAGAGGTGCGTCTGGCTCTGAAAGGCCTGGTAGAGGCGAACAAGGAAAGGGTGGTGCAGTTTGGCGAGAAGCTGCCGCTCCGTGAAGGTGCGCTCGACgcagccctcctccttcacccgCTGCTTGGAGATCTTCTTCACGGCGAAGTACTCCTTGGTTACCTTGTTGCGCGCCAACGTGACCTCAGCGAACGTGCCGCTTCCGAGAAACGCAATCAGCTCGTAATCCTGCAGCGAGCGCGCGGCGGAGCTGACGTAGCGGCTCCGGCGTGtgggttgctgctgcggatgcgAGGCGCCTCCAGCGCTCCCTCTCCGGCTTGTTGTCACCCTATCGCCTGTGAGCGGGCTGTCCAttgtcgctgcagcggtatGGGGCGGCTTCTGGAAGTAGGCGCCGCTCCCCGTGAAGGCGGAGCCGTCGTCAGTCATTGATGCGCTGTTGCGGCTAATGCTCTTGTGGAGACCAGCCCCGCCACCGCGAGTACTGGtgggactgctgctgctgttgttgttgctgctgctgctgctgccagcattggctgctgcggcggcggcctcgagTTTCCGCTGAGCGAGTTGCTTGCGCAGTATGTCCGTCTTGCCGGCGATGATACTCTTCAAGAAGTCGTCAACCTCGTCCTCATCGCTGCGCGCGAGCGCGGCGGATCCAGCCGGCGCACCTTCGCCACTCGCGCTCCTCCCCACCATCGCTGATGATGTGTCTGatgcggcggcaacggcagtcCACATGGAAAACTTTAGTGAAGCTGCGAGGTCAAGGACGCCAGGGGAGCAATAGCCATCATCCATGCTACCCTCtacaggggtgggggaggcgggaGACGAGGGGCGCACCGCCGAAGCAGAGGCATCTTCCGCGTCTGCGGACGTCCACCACCGcttcagcggcggcacatcAGGGCCGTGTCGCGAGTGGCGAAGTTGCTGCTCGTGTGCAGCCGCTTCTCCAGTGCGGGTATCGCTTGTGTCCGTTGCGGCCGTCGCACTGGTCCTCATCTCGCCAAAGACCTGCGTCGCCCAGCGCAGCATTTGGTCCACtgaagagcgagcgagagagggaggtggtgcgtgcgtgcgtgtgtgtgtgtgtgtatcgggaggggaggggcgagaagaagaagagcaaagccAAACACCtaacagagggagggaggcggacaGCCGGGCAGCAGTctgacgacgacaacagGCGAGTGAGTCCAACACGCGCTGTACATCCCTGCTGGCCGAGgaaaagcgagcgagagcggaGCGAGTGGGCCGAGACGCAAGCAAGAAAACCCGAAAACGAGCCCCAAGCCACAGAGAtcaatagagagagagagagacggagggaggaaagacacGTCCAAGGTGA
It includes:
- a CDS encoding serine/threonine-protein kinase, putative (TriTrypDB/GeneDB-style sysID: LpmP.03.0730); protein product: MDSPLTGDRVTTSRRGSAGGASHPQQQPTRRSRYVSSAARSLQDYELIAFLGSGTFAEVTLARNKVTKEYFAVKKISKQRVKEEGCVERTFTERQLLAKLHHPFLVRLYQAFQSQTHLYLVLDFAQGGDLYYLNMQQLWLRSMRRRLAKMQYPYYQCASNTFTPVLVPIAPVPGRTGAAAATAESNAQQQQPKTSLPPPLSLQAGGSRLTTGLTLRPLFLSSATTQPPKATLNAQPQQPSGSNGTTTTERDALPAPSAMVGGLGPDAVSGASQSGIAATSTITGTARPLPPAQGGYASGMNDDADDAVAAVTKEEEDMTASDGAIGNNDSLVDAPPFMVMRRQEQQGRPSQRGVADRPNPSPRIAAGWPHYTADTVDEVNFSCRGSAVAFKAFTAGGEGSRSSPTSVIIPSTSEVTGLAAMEESTPAATRDTKAASSPTPAAVLVMSKTQVPPLQPPMHSQDKKNGSGGYSNNDGAGGAGEPLRDAGGTDATNVKKSRKTPSSAHPSTTEAMQKLPLASDNSRTATPTRHAVATSPTGMRTQRGSSSRRKMAKANLLDDRGKDDEALTSSSLPLSASATTTSFAVATAGQGAAPTPASLGVNLATSFHQAAMEGSTGVLPRLLSAELAPDGGHRFPLRLIAFYAVEVALVLQYLHREGFLYRDLKPENILMRGDGHVMLTDFGVAKYRKGAAIIPSASGDGVNGEDATNSSSAVGTGADGRANSFTGTTQYMSPEMLRGQPHDSRTDWWSYGCLLFEWANGRKAFDAQNQFALFRSIVEEDVKITPEDYRLTPLEVHTRVAQLHYRTEEVRLECEEWVARRLRRSFTSPLQRSRSPSTFIAEVVYNPDNRSFDVLLRSPAMSARSAQPDIDGSFAATEGPEGAVANNSVSSSTPHRHAYPRLHSQGYASPQSPAAAAGAPTAAMLDDSFASQLGTLRLPKAAGAEDDPPGPPPKLVLNDSLEASSFVATGFSSSLSLCGAPTNLSMHLTTTEDGATTALHQQEQQERYRHHQRRRLRLSCLTLDEATRDRYVGTAVAQMDEAQALLRDLTVKLLDRRVEHRLSGEAVLEHPFFTCSYIASQLYYEVYQRRVLPTELRRLVRASLGPTSPTGPVASTWDEALQQSITPSSPLPSTSTAAAASPVQSSFLPAPLQQPTRPEDWRQLFMERRIRAPYTPRLRTRDDLRYFPAAVTATGLSAAVEQHRRIKQVKEQQRELMMMRANKAAAAVMNNSLSGGGRFTPTLPSSRTQVPANSSGGGGSFAALQPLDAEAVQQLPATTTPSNSLSAYNYDGASHLPALNPNKAAAADISDVKTTRGASQAATAPAARSQGPTEVLQSLQLPPVEVMVSVTADLGGAAPSPRRPADVLAQSPAACDARRAGVAKEAQLDASPVQHPLLHRHSGALPAYTGETAAGTMEGVMREPSPLSPTPTTTPMTAIRRVEGERAEATASLPHPSRATVLPLAERYSTEMASSCASPEDTPPSAGRVSSAARGGAAADGVEAGNGGAMTTAVVEESPSDLFDRAATLPQSFVDAALAVAAAAQKKQQRSVGPTAAPGATAAAAESPRSPASTDVARSTGADASALAAALPTSLGAPPLPQQQQQQQPARVDFAALGCSILSAGHGMAYAADDGADARLGRILPKCGSIDAHSVAGAEIHAEEVVDEDEDHDGGGGYYEQDAFAEDDAHVVDAGDATVVEEVVSIAERTTASNSATATAIASAMDASSCDDSHVSARTVTPMQQATMFRPSTVCSSAGTSEWGNSAANPLSPNSGGGVDDKVNNAGSRGNMSPGGLFSLVPIEVPPTANVSLSFSSHTHSLLDDGATRPMHDFLRETPVHVSPLLSRGCEEHCSLSGFAASSVSSMATMPFDDLQRSLSASLGTSGADGADGTSSTWAMSSPTDPASAERGHQRRGHHNPLLDIDSNESQGGSDKASHVLPSLTPGEQHHQQQQLLSALTSIVSPLSPAGTTSDTVLSGEAADVLSCATVPTAVQRLADTRVSVTSGGGAEAPPESLCDAKRHSTNDACAGCPQTSAAFPDVGHRGAHPSRATAASITQVASMSASNDGADDGETTTTGSSSERVDGGKSESDVSGLGNSARRPVIPAPASTWGGNVAGDTRHSDSALSLLGSSVSSISTTTSTSAHTFSMSSGASSINSETNSDTAVAADAGAAAMYHTTTCPSMVMLAGDDRRGAGGLSSSFGSHNRGGATSLSPYGTLPSLDAGSGGHRRRHGNGHRIPHWYAHLGGDAAHGGVGTTTPFAAADEMVGNPTLGSNPTASVLSLFTENSGSTLFGTATPSAVNLSTTGSGTGDAAVFWGPLTTTLSGVAYNVDDEASMGTFPEMPVTPLGSCDGNSGSACRPSLDYSGRGQGGKDAIGNSSNRGSGGPSGTSERRGVQALWAQQQRKRIARGLQQQQQQQPDLSPVASLLLHGADTESGRRGTSDSGDQQWYGTKRNPSNATIFADRLVGFTSDDGGAGQPLGRRRNSVVDQPEPRQPSLGIPYHRSVGDDGAAQRQSSSPQSGGEQSRSHNLVGMRGYQNSSLANSDNQGGADGRTGATSGGGDGGGGGLDHFQNFSFTSPQILQQYLASSSFGGGGSGDREGRLPHYQRPRRGRLDGGGADRDS